From the Candidatus Omnitrophota bacterium genome, one window contains:
- a CDS encoding flagellar hook basal-body protein, whose translation MADIFSIALSGLNASRNRMLTAANNLANLNTPGYKAQRADSAALPGGNGAATDSVSFSPQAGALVPTGDPLDLAIAGEGYFQVADGTGGVAYARDGSFRPDSNGTLVNSQGMPLSPAITVPPNAARVSIGEDGTVTANMADGTTANLGQIQLTRFNNPGGLSRQGGNLLTPTPAAGTPQSGAPGTAGRGAILSGYLESSNVNIAEEVITLLNEENMTKANAAVVRTADAMQKTLLDVKA comes from the coding sequence ATGGCTGATATTTTTTCCATTGCCCTTTCCGGTTTGAACGCCTCCCGCAACCGTATGTTGACGGCGGCCAATAATTTGGCCAATCTCAACACCCCCGGCTACAAAGCGCAGCGCGCCGATTCCGCCGCTTTGCCCGGCGGCAACGGCGCCGCGACGGACAGCGTTTCCTTCTCTCCCCAAGCGGGCGCTTTAGTTCCAACCGGCGATCCGTTGGATTTGGCGATTGCGGGAGAAGGCTATTTTCAAGTCGCCGATGGAACGGGCGGCGTGGCATATGCGCGGGATGGTTCTTTTCGTCCTGACTCCAATGGAACTTTAGTGAATTCTCAAGGAATGCCGCTCTCCCCAGCGATTACGGTTCCCCCCAATGCCGCCAGGGTTTCCATCGGCGAGGATGGAACCGTTACCGCGAACATGGCGGATGGAACCACCGCCAATCTGGGCCAGATTCAATTGACCCGCTTCAACAATCCCGGCGGGCTTTCCCGGCAAGGCGGCAATCTATTGACGCCCACACCCGCCGCTGGAACTCCGCAATCGGGCGCGCCGGGAACGGCAGGCCGAGGCGCCATCCTCAGCGGCTATCTGGAATCCTCCAATGTCAACATCGCGGAAGAGGTCATTACGCTGCTCAATGAAGAAAACATGACGAAAGCCAACGCCGCCGTCGTTAGAACGGCGGATGCGATGCAGAAAACCCTCCTTGACGTTAAGGCGTAA
- a CDS encoding DUF2283 domain-containing protein encodes MAIAEIQNYLKLMPAIKETPQHTLWVSYDQEADVLYINFKKPSCATDSELTEEDVIVRYEKEEIIGMTVLHASKRV; translated from the coding sequence ATGGCCATAGCGGAAATACAGAATTACTTAAAATTGATGCCCGCAATTAAAGAAACGCCTCAACATACTCTTTGGGTTTCTTACGATCAAGAGGCTGATGTTTTATATATTAATTTTAAAAAACCAAGTTGCGCGACCGACAGCGAATTGACGGAAGAAGATGTTATCGTTCGATATGAAAAAGAGGAAATTATCGGCATGACCGTACTTCACGCCAGTAAACGAGTTTGA
- the ggt gene encoding gamma-glutamyltransferase: MNIRKNRFGLLIIALTLSAASANADLKPVYSRQGMAAGPEANAVHAGVEILRSGGNAFDAAAAIGFALAVTYPEAGNLGGGGFLTGLTADGRRIALDFREKAPLAAKRDMYLSATGVVVSGLSADSLLAVGVPGAVHGLLTMQKDYGTLPRAGILAPAIRLAEKGFSVSYVFAKSLAGEKTKKRLTKFDTTASVFYPNGEPLTFGDLFQQPDLAKTLRLIRDHGAEGFYQGETAQRLTGYMKKLGGIVSMEDLANYSCVYRDPIVFSYKGYELMTLPPPSSGGVVLAQILKLIEPLPLKAMRYHSAAYIHTIVEAERLAFADRNYYLGDPDFIDIPMEKLLSDEYINQRRELIPFLRAGDSQGTAHGGAESLETTHYAVVDAAGNAAAITYTLNGGYGVGAVVEGAGFLLNNEMDDFTAKPGAPNMYGLMEGEANAIAPGKRMLSSMTPLIVTKENQFAFTIGTPGGPTIITTNLQIFLNIVEFGMNIREAIDVRRFHHQWLPDKITHEKYAFSPETMDKLVEMGYKLDETNQLGFAAGIQRIDGVLAGYSDGRGDGLAEGY, from the coding sequence ATGAATATTCGTAAAAATCGATTTGGCCTATTAATAATTGCATTGACTCTATCCGCCGCTTCAGCCAACGCGGACTTGAAGCCGGTCTATTCTCGCCAAGGCATGGCCGCCGGACCGGAAGCGAACGCCGTCCATGCGGGAGTGGAAATATTACGGAGCGGCGGCAATGCTTTCGACGCGGCGGCGGCCATCGGCTTTGCGCTGGCGGTAACCTACCCGGAAGCGGGTAATTTGGGCGGAGGCGGTTTTCTTACGGGATTGACCGCCGACGGCCGCCGCATCGCGCTGGATTTCCGGGAAAAAGCGCCTTTAGCGGCGAAGCGGGATATGTATCTATCCGCAACGGGCGTCGTTGTGTCGGGATTAAGCGCCGATTCGTTGCTAGCCGTAGGCGTTCCCGGCGCCGTTCATGGCTTGCTAACAATGCAGAAAGATTACGGAACGCTGCCCCGCGCCGGCATCCTCGCTCCCGCCATCCGATTGGCGGAAAAAGGATTCTCCGTAAGTTACGTCTTCGCCAAATCTCTCGCCGGCGAGAAGACGAAAAAACGCTTGACGAAATTCGATACCACCGCCTCAGTCTTTTATCCCAACGGCGAACCGCTAACTTTCGGCGATCTCTTCCAGCAACCTGATCTCGCTAAGACGCTGCGCTTGATTCGGGATCATGGCGCCGAAGGATTTTATCAAGGAGAGACGGCGCAACGCCTGACCGGCTATATGAAGAAACTCGGCGGCATCGTCTCGATGGAAGATTTGGCGAATTATTCCTGCGTTTATCGCGATCCCATCGTTTTTTCTTATAAAGGGTATGAACTGATGACGCTGCCCCCGCCCAGTTCGGGCGGAGTTGTCCTAGCTCAGATTTTGAAACTCATCGAGCCGCTGCCGCTCAAAGCGATGCGCTATCATTCCGCCGCTTACATTCATACGATCGTAGAAGCGGAGAGGCTGGCTTTCGCCGACCGGAATTATTACCTAGGCGATCCTGATTTCATTGATATTCCAATGGAAAAATTGCTATCGGACGAGTACATCAACCAGCGCCGGGAGTTAATCCCATTTCTGCGCGCAGGCGACAGCCAAGGAACGGCGCATGGCGGAGCGGAATCGCTAGAGACGACGCATTACGCCGTCGTCGACGCCGCCGGTAATGCGGCGGCCATCACCTACACGCTGAATGGCGGCTACGGCGTGGGCGCCGTTGTGGAAGGCGCGGGATTTTTGCTGAACAACGAAATGGACGATTTCACCGCCAAGCCCGGCGCGCCCAATATGTACGGCCTGATGGAAGGCGAAGCCAACGCCATCGCGCCGGGAAAACGTATGCTCTCTTCCATGACGCCGCTTATCGTCACGAAAGAGAATCAATTCGCTTTTACTATCGGAACGCCCGGCGGTCCGACGATCATCACGACCAATCTGCAAATTTTTCTAAATATAGTAGAATTTGGAATGAACATCCGCGAAGCCATCGACGTCAGGCGCTTCCATCATCAATGGCTGCCGGACAAAATAACGCATGAGAAATACGCCTTCTCGCCGGAGACGATGGATAAACTGGTGGAGATGGGCTATAAACTGGACGAAACGAACCAATTGGGATTCGCCGCCGGAATCCAACGGATCGATGGAGTATTGGCGGGATACTCGGATGGTCGGGGAGACGGATTGGCGGAAGGCTATTGA
- a CDS encoding DUF2298 domain-containing protein, producing MLNDLLLALTWYIVLTVFGVIVLPISMKAFRRMPEGGMLAARPLGWLLLGVLSWLLASVGFPFSALGVLCVAILLFGASLYLFMLNPAWIQKRIQRFWRTAINGEIVTILVFVLIVLARREDPNIDSTEKPMDLMLLNALTAARQIPPPDPWLLGASVNYHYGGYLLHSIPAKLTGIPTEYAYNLSIASVAAMAASMAFVIGRALFGRCRWALMTVVCTLFMGNIAGGTLILKYAGFPTNLYEWRNGYLWNTTRIIQDTPQNPLINEYPFFSIVWGDLHPHYNDMPFFLLFIALTYAFYRAFVRLSFGALLRFEWPLLVCAALSCAFLFPTNMFDFPVAAIFFCAVAVSGLLRSIVNKNTSWMRTKILGIPFYYPIKGASLSRLIMKAVFLALPILAYFIAAPFWLHFDPPLHGHLLQSSPYRTGLGEFFFVFGIHFAVSLAVLYLMVYEMRKTWSWEEIGFLAAMFGVAFVIIWGWYGYIACAAAFVFALLFWIFAVSSVWASRQRRACGHGRETFALIACALAWSAIAGCEVIYLRDTYGINLARMNTLFKFHFAAWLLFGVSLPYLLVINMKRLDNRQIKTFVLIPVIAVFLIGLAGPIFTLASLFAMPTQGRLITLDGLAFMKASMPQQYEIIQYVRQNTRPDDIIVELPGCAYSQENAVSACTGRPTIIGWVNHEGLWRGGINEVTDPAKRAFRAEVGHRKEEMLKLYSTPDWEEAKAILKKYNIQYVSYSPPLPTCDVSQRMPQIQNGVLRQHLEPIFGNQTGLVSYALFRVPDNL from the coding sequence ATGCTCAACGATCTTTTGCTCGCTTTAACCTGGTATATCGTTCTGACTGTATTCGGCGTTATTGTTTTGCCGATATCCATGAAGGCGTTCCGGCGGATGCCGGAAGGGGGGATGCTTGCCGCCCGCCCGCTGGGCTGGCTGCTGTTGGGCGTATTGTCATGGTTGCTAGCTTCGGTCGGGTTTCCTTTCAGCGCTTTGGGCGTTCTTTGCGTGGCGATTCTTCTCTTCGGCGCGTCGCTTTATCTTTTTATGCTCAATCCCGCTTGGATTCAAAAGCGCATACAACGGTTTTGGCGAACGGCTATAAACGGCGAGATCGTTACTATCCTTGTATTCGTATTAATCGTTCTGGCGCGGCGCGAAGACCCGAACATCGACTCTACAGAAAAGCCGATGGACTTGATGCTGCTCAACGCGCTGACCGCGGCGCGGCAGATTCCCCCGCCCGATCCCTGGCTGTTGGGCGCCAGCGTCAATTACCATTACGGCGGCTATCTGCTCCATTCCATTCCTGCGAAACTGACGGGCATTCCTACGGAATACGCCTACAACCTATCCATCGCGTCCGTGGCGGCGATGGCGGCTTCGATGGCTTTCGTCATCGGGCGCGCCTTGTTTGGACGCTGCCGCTGGGCGCTAATGACAGTCGTCTGCACTTTGTTTATGGGCAATATCGCGGGGGGAACTTTGATACTCAAATACGCCGGATTTCCTACGAATTTATATGAATGGCGCAATGGCTATCTTTGGAATACAACGCGCATCATTCAAGATACGCCGCAAAATCCTCTCATTAACGAATACCCCTTCTTTTCCATCGTATGGGGCGATTTGCATCCACATTATAACGACATGCCCTTCTTCTTGCTTTTCATTGCGCTGACCTACGCTTTTTACCGGGCATTCGTCCGGCTTTCCTTCGGTGCACTATTACGCTTCGAATGGCCGCTTCTGGTTTGCGCCGCCTTGTCGTGCGCCTTCCTTTTTCCTACGAATATGTTCGATTTTCCCGTGGCGGCCATCTTTTTCTGCGCCGTCGCCGTCAGCGGCCTATTGCGTTCGATCGTCAACAAAAACACAAGCTGGATGCGAACGAAAATTCTGGGGATTCCTTTCTATTACCCTATCAAGGGCGCATCACTCAGCCGCCTTATCATGAAGGCCGTTTTCCTGGCGCTTCCCATTCTCGCTTATTTTATTGCGGCGCCCTTCTGGCTTCATTTCGATCCGCCGCTGCATGGCCATCTTCTGCAATCCAGCCCCTACCGCACGGGCTTGGGCGAATTTTTCTTCGTTTTCGGCATTCATTTCGCCGTCAGCCTCGCGGTTCTTTACTTGATGGTTTACGAGATGCGCAAGACTTGGAGTTGGGAAGAGATCGGCTTTTTGGCCGCTATGTTCGGCGTCGCCTTCGTGATTATCTGGGGCTGGTATGGCTATATCGCTTGCGCCGCCGCCTTCGTTTTCGCTTTACTCTTTTGGATTTTCGCCGTCTCCAGCGTCTGGGCCAGCCGCCAGCGGCGCGCCTGCGGCCATGGACGGGAAACCTTCGCCCTGATCGCCTGCGCTTTGGCTTGGTCCGCCATCGCGGGTTGTGAAGTCATATATTTGCGAGACACCTATGGAATCAACCTGGCGCGCATGAATACGCTGTTCAAGTTTCATTTCGCCGCCTGGCTGCTGTTCGGCGTCAGCTTGCCTTATCTCTTGGTCATAAACATGAAAAGGCTGGACAATCGGCAAATCAAAACTTTTGTTTTGATTCCCGTCATCGCCGTTTTTCTCATCGGCCTGGCTGGACCGATATTCACGCTCGCCTCGCTCTTCGCTATGCCCACGCAAGGCCGATTGATTACGCTGGACGGATTGGCTTTCATGAAAGCTTCCATGCCCCAACAATACGAAATCATCCAATACGTACGCCAAAACACGAGACCTGATGACATCATCGTCGAACTTCCCGGCTGCGCCTACAGCCAGGAAAACGCCGTTTCCGCCTGCACGGGACGGCCAACGATCATTGGGTGGGTGAATCATGAAGGGTTATGGCGCGGCGGAATCAATGAAGTAACGGATCCCGCCAAGAGAGCCTTTCGCGCCGAAGTCGGCCATCGCAAAGAAGAGATGCTTAAACTCTACTCCACTCCCGATTGGGAAGAGGCGAAAGCCATTTTGAAAAAATATAACATTCAATACGTCTCCTATTCGCCTCCTCTTCCCACCTGCGACGTCAGCCAGCGAATGCCGCAAATTCAAAACGGCGTCCTGCGCCAGCATCTGGAACCGATTTTCGGGAATCAAACGGGGCTGGTTTCCTACGCTTTGTTTAGGGTTCCGGATAATTTATGA
- a CDS encoding metallophosphoesterase, with protein MLIETSAAALLGLSIYSWFIEPHRYRIMRHKIQMKGPSIKPLAILQISDLHFYRGQTSLQRFLEELTKWAVDLIFITGDLIDDDSGIDLCLEALRPLRAKYGSYCVFGNHDYDCVDWRHLFHRTGKPLKEMKRRPNDSKRLEAGLYSLGISVLHNQWTRIAVDGGAVAVVGVDDPYSERDDIPATFRGYRKEEPCFVLVHAPDRYRELSEAGADMVFSGHTHGGQIRIPFAGPVITRSKAPKRFASGFARLNGTLYHATRGAGSSRLTRPRFSCPPEVNLFEIEFVQEDKPKNSFAE; from the coding sequence ATGTTAATAGAAACGTCCGCCGCAGCCCTATTGGGCTTATCGATATACAGTTGGTTTATCGAACCGCATCGATACCGGATCATGCGGCATAAAATTCAAATGAAAGGCCCATCCATCAAGCCATTGGCGATTTTGCAGATTTCCGATCTACATTTCTATCGTGGGCAAACCTCCCTCCAGCGCTTCCTCGAGGAATTGACGAAATGGGCGGTGGATTTGATCTTCATCACGGGAGACCTTATCGACGACGATTCCGGCATCGATTTATGCCTGGAAGCCTTGCGGCCGCTTCGCGCCAAGTACGGCTCATACTGCGTCTTCGGCAATCACGATTACGATTGCGTCGATTGGCGCCATCTGTTCCATCGCACCGGCAAGCCATTGAAAGAGATGAAGCGCCGTCCCAACGACTCGAAGCGTTTGGAAGCGGGACTCTATTCGCTGGGGATTTCCGTGCTGCATAACCAATGGACGCGCATCGCCGTTGATGGCGGCGCCGTCGCCGTCGTCGGCGTGGACGATCCCTATAGCGAAAGGGACGACATACCCGCCACCTTTCGCGGCTATCGCAAAGAGGAACCTTGTTTCGTGCTGGTTCATGCGCCCGACCGCTATCGGGAACTCTCCGAAGCGGGCGCTGACATGGTGTTTTCGGGACATACGCACGGTGGACAAATTCGCATTCCCTTCGCCGGACCGGTTATCACCCGCTCAAAGGCGCCGAAGCGGTTCGCATCTGGCTTCGCCCGGTTGAACGGGACGCTGTATCATGCAACGCGCGGCGCTGGTTCCAGCCGCCTAACGCGGCCCCGGTTTTCCTGTCCGCCGGAAGTGAATCTATTCGAGATCGAATTCGTTCAGGAAGATAAGCCGAAAAATTCCTTTGCCGAATGA